A window of the Leptospira bourretii genome harbors these coding sequences:
- a CDS encoding sulfatase family protein, with translation MGPNQAPLFPIRILKIAFWFTVFFYLFFLIFNTSFTIMGVDVGDFLKQYLGAFFGVYLSTTFKVFSVSFFLHLTLFSLVYLTYHFLKHSDVSWYILSTWVVMIECFALFHSMVSFPQIYGEFFFFRYPSFAPFLYFLTDHTSPTYFSFVLGILILGFLLVLLKQIYLHKNKESFFAILHVLVLGLVHTSGYYMVGILYFVILFWQGKHYQRIHIKTYGFFSLFFLFLYLIPSIWIRIEGVTRPEAKGKPPVFIIAADSLRYDKIGLKLEEKSITPNIDLFANDSFVFHDHHTTIPRTFPSWADLLTGQYAMSHKVRDMFPSPEEKQRIGSSAFSTIQQKLKEIGYRSYAIGSFAADIFPRANFGFDEVLAPNFNARIMTVQRTAESQLFLMPFLTGSWFSGGMYLEEMDGLSTWGDGSRIFDRFQSVLKREGNQAFSVTYFSSVIHFPYTPAYPYYKTFTDPNYYGKYKYLKFVDPTNSSTPNEEETKQIRGLFDSAVFAFDSEFGDIISELKEKGIYDESIIILTADHGEALYEDVHGQGHGEHLRGEAVTHVPLIIKFPKSTNHKKPDHQFFGITSSVDIYPTLMDYFEISTKQEFPGRSLLPVLGKSNWAEDRMVYAETGIWFSDAGDHFFQKQRIPYPNILSLHQVVPEEDYQIMITDPMYRETIAFSKHRSLQNSDYKLIYIPTRQGVLFEFYDRKKDPFNTKNLYPNHPMAIKMKDMLYQMVVKWEDASLAGEYLIPSSLSDINEN, from the coding sequence ATGGGTCCGAACCAAGCCCCTCTTTTCCCCATCAGAATCCTTAAAATTGCCTTTTGGTTTACCGTTTTTTTTTATCTATTTTTTCTAATCTTTAATACAAGTTTTACCATCATGGGAGTGGATGTTGGAGACTTCCTGAAACAATACTTAGGTGCTTTTTTTGGGGTATATCTTTCTACCACTTTTAAAGTATTTTCCGTTTCTTTCTTTTTACACCTGACTCTCTTTTCTCTTGTATATCTAACATACCATTTTCTAAAACATTCGGATGTTTCTTGGTATATCTTATCTACTTGGGTAGTAATGATCGAATGTTTTGCCTTGTTCCATTCGATGGTAAGTTTCCCACAAATTTATGGTGAGTTCTTTTTCTTTCGATATCCTTCCTTTGCTCCATTTCTGTATTTTCTCACTGATCACACAAGTCCTACTTACTTTAGTTTTGTTTTGGGAATTCTTATTTTGGGATTTCTTTTAGTTCTCTTGAAACAAATTTACCTTCATAAAAACAAAGAAAGTTTTTTTGCAATATTACATGTGTTAGTTCTGGGACTCGTACATACATCTGGCTATTATATGGTAGGGATTCTTTATTTTGTGATTCTTTTTTGGCAAGGCAAACATTACCAGAGAATCCATATTAAGACTTACGGATTTTTTTCCCTCTTTTTTCTTTTTCTTTATTTGATCCCCAGTATCTGGATAAGGATTGAAGGGGTTACGCGCCCTGAAGCGAAAGGGAAGCCACCTGTTTTTATTATTGCAGCAGACTCTCTTCGTTATGATAAAATTGGGCTTAAACTCGAAGAGAAAAGTATCACACCGAATATCGATTTATTTGCTAACGATAGTTTTGTGTTCCATGACCATCATACCACCATTCCTCGCACTTTCCCTAGTTGGGCGGATTTATTAACCGGACAATATGCAATGAGCCACAAAGTCCGTGATATGTTTCCGTCACCGGAGGAAAAACAAAGGATTGGGTCTTCAGCCTTTTCTACCATCCAACAAAAGTTAAAGGAGATTGGATATCGAAGTTATGCGATAGGAAGTTTTGCTGCTGATATATTCCCTAGAGCCAACTTTGGATTTGATGAGGTACTTGCTCCGAACTTCAATGCTCGCATTATGACGGTGCAACGAACTGCCGAATCACAACTGTTTCTTATGCCTTTTCTCACTGGGTCATGGTTTTCAGGTGGGATGTATTTGGAAGAAATGGATGGATTGTCTACTTGGGGAGATGGGAGTCGCATCTTTGATCGGTTCCAATCAGTTTTAAAACGAGAAGGCAATCAGGCATTTTCTGTAACTTATTTTTCGAGTGTGATTCATTTTCCTTATACCCCGGCCTATCCTTATTATAAAACTTTTACCGATCCAAATTATTATGGTAAGTATAAATATTTAAAATTTGTAGATCCAACTAATTCTAGTACTCCGAACGAAGAAGAAACAAAACAGATTCGTGGGTTGTTTGATAGTGCTGTTTTTGCTTTTGATTCTGAGTTTGGAGATATCATTTCCGAATTAAAAGAAAAAGGAATCTATGATGAATCCATCATCATACTGACAGCAGACCACGGAGAAGCTTTGTATGAAGATGTACATGGGCAAGGACATGGAGAACATTTACGCGGGGAGGCAGTGACTCATGTACCTCTGATCATAAAATTTCCGAAATCGACAAATCATAAAAAGCCAGATCATCAATTTTTCGGAATTACCTCGAGTGTAGATATTTATCCAACATTAATGGATTATTTTGAAATCTCCACCAAACAGGAGTTTCCTGGGAGATCTTTGTTGCCTGTCCTTGGAAAGTCTAATTGGGCTGAGGATCGAATGGTTTATGCAGAAACGGGAATTTGGTTTTCTGATGCAGGGGATCATTTTTTTCAAAAACAAAGAATCCCTTATCCGAATATATTATCCCTGCACCAAGTGGTTCCTGAAGAAGATTACCAAATTATGATCACTGATCCAATGTATAGAGAAACCATTGCTTTTTCAAAACATAGATCTTTACAAAATTCTGATTACAAACTCATTTATATTCCCACACGCCAAGGTGTGCTTTTTGAGTTCTATGATCGAAAAAAAGATCCTTTCAATACAAAGAATCTTTATCCGAACCACCCCATGGCCATAAAAATGAAAGACATGTTGTATCAAATGGTGGTAAAGTGGGAAGATGCATCTCTCGCAGGAGAGTATTTAATACCAAGTTCTTTATCTGATATCAATGAAAATTAA
- the carB gene encoding carbamoyl-phosphate synthase large subunit, which produces MPQRNDLKSILIIGSGPIVIGQACEFDYSGTQATKALREKGIRVILVNSNPATIMTDPDLADATYIEPLTVPVLEKIIKKEKPDAILPTVGGQTALNLALALHREGVLEKYNVELIGAKVDAIRKAEDRELFKLAMEKLGIRVAKSFMVSDMEAARKAKDVIGYPIIIRPAFTLGGTGGGTCYDEAEFEEITQKGLSASPISQVLVEESVMGWKEFELEVMRDLADNVVIICSIENLDPMGVHTGDSITVAPQQTLSDREYQKLRDMSIDIIREIGVETGGSNIQFAVNPENGDVIVIEMNPRVSRSSALASKATGFPIAKIAALLSIGFTLDEIRNDITRVTPASFEPSIDYVVTKIPRFAFEKFPGSDPTLGVQMKAVGEAMAIGRNFKESFQKALRSLETDRFGFGSDGYLKELLEWESVPKEERKTWLTAKVKRPTDKRIFYVKMAFDFGMSVEEIFDICKIDPWFLYQFEELYQLENKFRKEGKAIIEEMKRSGFSNRQLAFLSKEEQILAQVRSGAAIEITKAKVEKTLREEEEVIEKYLEEKNIHPVYKRIDTCAGEFEAFTPYMYSSYDEEDEADVTSKKKVMILGGGPNRIGQGIEFDYCCCHASFSLQEAGVESIMVNSNPETVSTDYDTSDRLYFEPLSLEDVMAIFKKEKPDGVIVQLGGQTPLKLAKSLEKRGVPIMGTSPDSIDRAEDRKRFAEVLEKLNLKSPDNGIAASKDKAREIARKIGYPVLVRPSYVLGGRAMLIVNEELELDKYMEEAEEVSEDRPLLVDSFLQDAIEVDVDALCDGKDVFIAGIMEHIEEAGIHSGDSACVLPPQSISQRMLQEIEEATYRLALELNVKGLINVQYAIKEETLYVLEVNPRASRTVPFVAKSIGIPVVKIAVRLMLGEPLASFKLGKRFSAPMITVKEAVLPFSKFPGVDTILGPEMRSTGEVMGVATTKGEAFVKAQIMAGEEPPKHGTVFVTINDKTKKELLESIRSLSNLGYNIIATEGTHKFLSDNGILSSKINKIYDGYFPNVIDYIKEKKIHLIINTPLSRVTRENAFTIRQAAIKYKVPCLTTAQAAKALIHGLVEMKDKGFSVNSLQEIHAKHKNN; this is translated from the coding sequence ATGCCGCAACGTAACGACTTAAAATCAATTTTGATCATCGGATCCGGACCTATCGTCATCGGGCAGGCATGTGAATTTGACTACTCTGGAACACAAGCAACGAAAGCACTGAGGGAAAAAGGGATACGAGTGATCCTCGTAAATTCCAATCCAGCTACAATTATGACGGATCCTGATCTTGCTGATGCAACATACATTGAACCACTGACTGTTCCAGTTTTAGAAAAAATCATCAAAAAAGAAAAACCAGATGCCATCTTACCAACCGTAGGTGGTCAGACAGCACTCAACTTGGCACTCGCCCTTCATCGTGAAGGTGTATTAGAAAAATACAATGTAGAACTTATAGGTGCAAAAGTTGATGCCATTCGAAAAGCAGAAGATCGGGAACTATTTAAACTCGCAATGGAAAAACTGGGTATCCGAGTTGCAAAATCCTTTATGGTATCCGACATGGAGGCGGCAAGGAAAGCAAAAGATGTGATTGGTTATCCGATCATCATTCGGCCAGCATTTACCCTAGGTGGAACTGGTGGAGGAACTTGTTATGATGAAGCGGAGTTTGAAGAGATAACACAAAAAGGACTATCTGCTTCCCCCATCTCGCAGGTATTAGTTGAAGAGTCTGTGATGGGATGGAAAGAGTTTGAGTTAGAGGTTATGAGAGACCTCGCAGACAATGTTGTTATTATATGTTCCATTGAAAATTTGGATCCTATGGGTGTTCACACTGGTGACTCGATTACCGTTGCCCCTCAACAAACTTTGAGTGACAGAGAGTATCAAAAACTTCGTGATATGTCGATTGATATCATTCGAGAAATTGGAGTAGAAACGGGTGGTTCTAATATCCAATTTGCGGTGAATCCAGAAAATGGGGATGTCATTGTCATTGAGATGAACCCACGAGTTTCTAGGTCTTCTGCTTTGGCATCAAAAGCAACAGGATTTCCGATCGCAAAAATTGCAGCACTTCTTTCCATCGGATTTACCTTAGATGAAATTAGGAATGATATTACTCGTGTAACGCCAGCTAGTTTTGAACCATCCATCGATTATGTAGTAACAAAAATCCCTAGATTTGCATTCGAAAAATTCCCTGGTTCCGACCCAACGTTAGGTGTTCAGATGAAGGCCGTTGGAGAAGCAATGGCCATTGGGCGTAACTTCAAAGAAAGTTTTCAAAAAGCACTCAGATCACTGGAAACTGATCGTTTTGGATTTGGAAGTGATGGTTATTTAAAAGAACTTTTGGAATGGGAGTCTGTTCCGAAAGAAGAAAGAAAAACTTGGTTAACGGCAAAGGTAAAACGACCTACAGACAAACGTATTTTCTATGTGAAGATGGCCTTTGATTTTGGAATGAGTGTCGAAGAAATTTTCGACATTTGTAAAATTGATCCTTGGTTCCTTTACCAATTCGAAGAGTTATATCAATTGGAAAATAAATTCCGAAAAGAAGGAAAAGCCATCATTGAAGAAATGAAAAGATCTGGTTTTTCTAATCGCCAACTTGCTTTCCTTTCTAAAGAGGAACAAATTCTTGCGCAAGTTCGAAGTGGTGCAGCGATCGAAATCACAAAGGCCAAAGTAGAAAAAACCCTTCGAGAAGAAGAAGAGGTCATCGAAAAATACTTAGAAGAAAAAAATATCCATCCAGTGTATAAGAGAATTGATACTTGTGCAGGTGAATTCGAAGCATTTACACCTTATATGTATTCTTCTTATGACGAAGAGGATGAAGCTGATGTCACTTCGAAAAAGAAAGTGATGATTCTTGGTGGTGGACCAAACAGAATCGGACAAGGAATTGAGTTTGATTATTGTTGTTGCCATGCTTCCTTCTCATTGCAAGAGGCAGGAGTGGAGTCAATCATGGTAAATTCCAATCCAGAAACAGTTTCTACAGATTACGATACATCCGACAGGTTGTATTTTGAACCATTAAGTCTTGAAGATGTAATGGCAATTTTCAAAAAAGAAAAACCAGATGGTGTGATTGTTCAGTTAGGTGGTCAAACTCCGCTGAAATTAGCAAAGTCATTGGAAAAAAGAGGAGTTCCCATTATGGGAACAAGCCCTGATTCCATTGATAGGGCAGAAGATCGCAAACGATTTGCCGAAGTTTTAGAAAAGCTAAACCTAAAATCGCCTGATAACGGAATTGCTGCTTCTAAAGATAAAGCAAGAGAGATCGCAAGGAAAATTGGTTATCCGGTTCTTGTAAGGCCATCCTATGTTTTGGGTGGAAGAGCCATGCTCATCGTTAATGAAGAATTGGAACTAGATAAATATATGGAAGAAGCAGAAGAGGTATCGGAAGATAGACCGCTTCTAGTAGATTCATTTTTACAAGATGCGATTGAAGTGGATGTGGATGCCTTGTGCGATGGCAAAGATGTATTCATTGCAGGTATAATGGAACATATTGAAGAAGCGGGAATTCACTCGGGTGACTCAGCTTGTGTGTTGCCTCCGCAGTCCATTTCTCAACGTATGTTACAGGAAATTGAAGAAGCGACTTATCGTTTGGCTTTGGAGTTAAATGTAAAAGGTTTAATCAACGTTCAATATGCCATTAAAGAAGAAACTCTTTATGTCCTAGAAGTTAACCCTCGTGCTTCACGAACAGTTCCTTTCGTTGCGAAATCAATCGGTATCCCTGTTGTTAAAATTGCTGTTCGATTGATGTTAGGTGAACCATTGGCATCATTTAAATTGGGAAAACGTTTTTCCGCTCCAATGATTACTGTGAAAGAAGCTGTATTACCATTTAGTAAATTCCCTGGAGTTGATACAATCCTTGGTCCAGAGATGAGGTCTACCGGAGAAGTAATGGGTGTTGCTACGACAAAAGGGGAAGCCTTTGTCAAAGCTCAGATTATGGCAGGTGAAGAACCTCCTAAACATGGAACTGTTTTTGTGACCATCAATGATAAAACTAAAAAAGAATTATTAGAATCAATTCGGTCATTATCAAACTTAGGATATAATATCATTGCAACAGAAGGAACACATAAATTCCTTTCTGATAATGGAATTCTATCTAGTAAAATTAATAAAATCTACGATGGTTATTTCCCGAATGTGATTGATTATATCAAGGAAAAGAAAATTCATCTGATCATTAATACTCCTTTGTCGAGAGTTACGCGTGAGAATGCGTTTACGATCCGACAAGCAGCAATTAAATACAAAGTTCCATGTTTGACAACTGCACAAGCAGCAAAGGCACTCATTCATGGTTTGGTGGAAATGAAGGATAAGGGTTTTTCCGTGAATTCCCTTCAAGAAATTCACGCGAAACACAAAAATAATTAA
- a CDS encoding DUF1499 domain-containing protein yields the protein MNQKLRIILSPLFVFFFLFVGCTGTRPNYLGIKTDKLNNCPATPNCITSFADPSDTVHYRSPVTYKKPLVEAYKILKERLEQSPRTKIIQENSNYIYTEFTSLIMRYVDDVEFYFDEKNKLLHFRSASRLGKSDLGVNRKRIESLLKDLDI from the coding sequence ATGAATCAAAAACTCCGAATCATTCTCTCGCCCCTTTTTGTCTTTTTTTTCCTTTTTGTCGGATGCACAGGAACAAGACCAAACTACTTAGGAATCAAAACGGACAAACTCAACAATTGCCCTGCGACCCCCAATTGCATCACTAGTTTTGCTGATCCTTCGGACACTGTTCACTACCGAAGCCCAGTCACTTACAAAAAACCTTTAGTTGAAGCTTATAAAATTCTGAAGGAAAGGTTAGAACAATCTCCACGGACCAAAATCATCCAGGAAAATTCCAATTACATTTATACTGAATTTACTTCTCTCATCATGAGATATGTTGATGATGTAGAATTCTATTTTGATGAAAAAAATAAACTTCTTCACTTTCGGTCAGCATCCAGATTGGGAAAATCAGATTTGGGCGTGAATCGAAAACGAATCGAATCATTGCTAAAGGATTTGGATATCTAA
- a CDS encoding TetR/AcrR family transcriptional regulator: protein MPIFVTKGVSSVSMRELSKELGVSTGTLYHYFPTKEILFESMVKQLVAIDEKEITELSESHTGLADIMAFVAKREGHFINLMFLAVDVKRHLSESSELMQLVEDSFTSYRTALDRFFPTNAKTNSGKAFLSFFLGALFLKNNATEDTNWPELFEGLENLMVLFQSKD from the coding sequence ATGCCCATTTTTGTGACAAAAGGGGTCTCCTCTGTTTCGATGCGTGAATTATCAAAGGAACTTGGTGTTTCAACGGGAACTCTTTACCATTACTTTCCAACGAAAGAGATTCTCTTTGAGTCCATGGTAAAACAACTCGTTGCTATCGATGAAAAAGAGATTACGGAACTTTCAGAAAGTCACACGGGGCTTGCTGATATTATGGCTTTTGTTGCGAAACGCGAAGGGCATTTTATCAACCTAATGTTTCTGGCAGTGGATGTTAAGCGACACTTGAGTGAATCAAGTGAACTTATGCAACTAGTGGAAGATTCATTTACTTCGTATCGAACGGCTTTGGATCGATTCTTTCCAACCAATGCAAAAACAAATAGTGGAAAGGCATTTCTGTCATTTTTTTTGGGAGCTTTATTTTTGAAAAATAACGCAACAGAAGATACTAACTGGCCAGAACTTTTTGAAGGTTTGGAGAACCTAATGGTATTGTTTCAAAGCAAAGATTAA
- a CDS encoding alkane 1-monooxygenase, with protein MTLTKRLSFLLCFILPILVILAEEVGGVSYLIVPLTVFVILPLLDFVWGKDNSNPEETNFLKLQNDSYFRYLTQVWAYVQLSFVVWSVYRIAAYPHTTFEFCLFAISVGIVTGGIGITVGHELGHKKTRYEQFLAKLIYMTVCYMHFYIEHNRGHHTNVSTPNDPASSKKNQSFYQFYPQTVIGAYQSAWELESKRLKKLGLVSFHYRNEMIWYFVITALFLISMIGFGSLYSQSTIRWDILGFLLLQSLIAFSLLELTNYIEHYGLNRKEVSPGKFEKVLPIHSWNQNYFVSNAFLFHLQRHSDHHANAGRRYQALRHFEEAPQLPFGYELMILVALVPPLWFQMMNPILESWELKNQLKQ; from the coding sequence ATGACACTCACCAAAAGACTTAGTTTTTTACTTTGTTTTATTTTGCCGATTTTAGTGATTCTGGCCGAAGAGGTGGGTGGTGTTTCTTATTTAATCGTTCCACTGACTGTGTTTGTCATTTTACCATTGTTAGATTTTGTTTGGGGAAAAGACAATTCGAATCCGGAAGAAACTAATTTTTTAAAGTTACAAAACGATTCTTATTTCCGGTATTTAACGCAAGTGTGGGCTTATGTTCAACTAAGTTTTGTAGTTTGGTCGGTTTATCGAATCGCTGCCTATCCACATACTACGTTTGAGTTTTGTTTATTTGCCATTTCAGTTGGGATCGTAACGGGAGGAATTGGGATTACTGTAGGGCATGAACTAGGTCATAAAAAAACTCGTTACGAACAGTTTTTGGCAAAATTAATTTATATGACAGTTTGTTATATGCACTTTTATATAGAACACAACCGAGGTCATCATACAAATGTTTCGACTCCAAATGATCCCGCATCCTCAAAAAAGAATCAGTCCTTCTATCAGTTTTATCCTCAGACTGTCATAGGGGCTTATCAATCAGCTTGGGAATTAGAATCAAAACGTTTAAAAAAGTTGGGACTAGTTTCATTTCATTATCGAAATGAGATGATTTGGTATTTTGTGATCACAGCTCTATTTTTGATTTCTATGATCGGATTTGGTTCTTTATATTCCCAGAGTACAATTCGTTGGGATATTCTTGGGTTTCTGTTATTACAATCATTGATTGCATTTTCACTTTTGGAACTTACAAATTACATTGAACATTATGGGTTAAACCGAAAGGAAGTAAGCCCTGGTAAATTTGAAAAAGTGTTACCCATTCATTCATGGAATCAAAATTATTTTGTATCCAATGCATTTTTATTCCATTTACAAAGACATTCCGACCATCATGCAAATGCCGGTAGAAGATACCAAGCCCTTCGCCATTTTGAAGAAGCTCCTCAATTGCCATTTGGTTATGAATTGATGATTCTTGTTGCTTTGGTTCCTCCGCTTTGGTTTCAAATGATGAATCCTATTTTAGAATCTTGGGAATTAAAGAATCAATTGAAACAATAA